Proteins encoded by one window of Halomonas chromatireducens:
- a CDS encoding methyltransferase domain-containing protein, which produces MTVAAHVVITPVEADTWRSRVAHAFSRAASRYAILAGAQLSMGETLWRHLPSRAAAILDLGCGPGHWSARLASRYGQNARVTGLDLAPGMLAKARDDHGECIRWLQADAGALPLDNATQDLVFSNLAIQWCPDLDVVLSEIQRVLRPGGRALINTLGPGTLGEVAHAWSSSALLGFRSREHHLIAAQLAGFDGVRLEEKVERFFYPDLAAVTASIKGVGAQTARPDACLTRADLARAQRRYESLREPRGLPVSYTRLTLILDRK; this is translated from the coding sequence CTCCCGCGCCGCTTCCCGCTATGCCATCCTGGCCGGAGCGCAGCTATCCATGGGCGAGACGCTCTGGCGCCATCTGCCCTCGCGTGCTGCAGCCATCCTCGACCTCGGCTGCGGCCCAGGGCACTGGAGCGCGCGCCTGGCCTCTCGCTACGGGCAGAATGCCCGGGTAACCGGCCTCGACCTGGCCCCCGGCATGCTCGCAAAGGCTCGCGACGACCATGGCGAGTGCATTCGGTGGCTCCAGGCCGATGCCGGCGCGCTGCCGCTGGACAATGCGACGCAGGACCTCGTCTTCTCCAACCTGGCCATTCAGTGGTGCCCCGACCTGGATGTCGTGCTGTCGGAAATTCAACGCGTACTGCGCCCAGGCGGCCGGGCTCTGATCAACACCCTGGGGCCGGGCACCCTGGGCGAAGTGGCCCATGCCTGGTCCTCCTCCGCCCTGCTCGGCTTCCGCTCCCGCGAGCACCACCTGATCGCTGCGCAACTGGCGGGCTTCGACGGCGTCCGGCTGGAGGAGAAAGTCGAGCGTTTCTTCTATCCGGACCTGGCCGCGGTGACGGCATCCATCAAGGGCGTCGGGGCTCAGACTGCTCGCCCCGACGCCTGCCTCACCCGAGCCGACCTGGCCCGAGCCCAGCGCCGCTACGAGTCCCTGCGCGAGCCCCGGGGCCTGCCGGTGAGCTACACGCGCCTGACGCTGATTCTCGACAGGAAATGA